The sequence CTTCCTGCTGGTCCAGCTGCTCTATCTCAGGCGCCATGGCGTCTATCCGTAGCCTTGGGCGGACGGTCCTCGTGACGCTTCATGCGCGATGACGTCGGACGTGCGTTAAATAGACACCAGAGGCACTCAATGTCGCTAACCAGCGCGCTCGAGGCTGCTCGCGCCTTCGACCCATTGCAGCGATCCGAACTTGCTCGCGCTATGGCGCGCATTGGCCCTTTGCTCTCTCCGAGGGACGCGAAAGATCGATGCTGCCATACGCCGATAGAACCGGACCGACTTAGACGCTTGTGACGAATCAGCGGGTCCGCTATTCTCTGTCGCACAGGCTTGGCCCACGCCTCCTCCCTCCGTTGGGGAAGTATCGCACATACGGGGTAACGAGATCATCGAACCATCTGATTCGAGCGTCGCATAAGGAGGGGTTGCGTTTCTGGCTCGGAATGGAGGTTCCATGATACGGTTGTCTGCCCCCATCTACCAGCTGAAACGTCGGGCCAAATCTCTGGCCCGAAACGAAAAAATCGCCTTGCATAAAGCCCTGGATCGCATCGCGCTTGAGGAGGGCTTCGCCGGATGGAGCTTGCTATCGTCTCGCTCCGCGATGGATCCGCCCTCAAAAGCATTGCTATCCCGGCTCGTGGATGGCGACCTTCTGTTGTTGGGCGCTCGTCCTGGACACGGCAAGACCTTGCTGGGGCTAAACCTTCTGATGGATGCTGTCCGTGAGGGAAGGAGGGCCATTTTCTACACCTTGGAGTACACTGAATGGGAGGCAATGGAGCGTATCCGATCACTGGACGAGGGTGATCACGACATTGGCGACAAGCTGGAAATCGTGACCTCGGACGAGATCAGCGCCGGTTTCGTCGTAAAGCATCTTTCCGGATCGCCTCGCGGGACCGTTGCGGTCATTGACTATCTGCAAATCCTCGATCAGCAGCGAAGCAAGCCTCCACTTCCGGACCAATTGCTCGTCCTACAGGAATTTGCTCGCAATACTGGGGTCATTCTCGGCTTCATCTCGCAGATCGACCGTTCTTTCGACCCCGAGCGCAATCCCGTTCCAGGCATCGGGGACATTCGCCTGCCCAATCCCATTCAGTTGGGCATCTTCTCGAAAGCCTGCTTTCTACACGACGGAGCGGTGCGGTTTCAGGATGTGGGCTGAACTCATCTCCCGCCGGAACACCGTGGAGGCGTTCCGGCAGGATTCGCAATGCGGGCTTCTGTCCGCAAATGCCATCACTCACCAATATCCGTCTACTTGCTTCTCCCGCTGGCGACGGGGTTTTCCATTCAGGCGGCCTTGCCCATGGCGGACAGCACTTCCGCCACGGTCTCGCCGAAGGACGACGGGGTCGGAACGATCGCGACGCCCGCACTCTTCAGTATCTCGACTTTTTCCTGCGCCGATTCTCCGAAGGCGGAGATGATCGCGCCTGCATGACCCATACGGCGTCCCTTCGGGGCCGAAAGGCCTGCGATATAGGCGATCAGCGGCTTCTTCATATGGTCGCGCGCCCAGAGCGCGGCTTCCGCCTCCTGCGGGCCGCCGATCTCGCCGATCATCAAGACCGCGTCGGTGTTCGGATCCTTTTCGAACAGTGCCAGCATGTCCTTGAAGGACGAGCCGTTGACCGGGTCGCCGCCGATACCGACCGAGGTCGACACGCCGATGCCGAGCGTTTTCATCTGGCTCGCCGCCTCATAGCCGAGCGTACCGGAGCGGCCAACGATGCCGATGCGGCCGGGCAGATAGATCGACCCAGGCATGATGCCCATCATCGCCTCTCCAGGCGTGATCATGCCCGCGCAGTTTGGCCCGATCAGGGTCATGCGATCCTCGAACCGATAGCGCCTCATGTATCGCTTGACCCTGATCATGTCCTGGGAGGGAATGCCGTCGGTGATGCAAACGCAGAGCCGGATGCCGGCATCCGCCGCCTCCATGATGGAGTCCGCAGCAAAGGGCGGCGGCACGAAGACGATCGAGGCATCCGCACCGGTTTCCTGCACGGCGCCCTTCACCGTGTTGAAGACCGGCATGCCGAGATGAGCCTGGCCGCCCTTGCCGGGGGTGACGCCACCGACGACATTCGTGCCGTAGCGCTTCATGTCCTCGGCATGGAAGCTGCCGATCTTGCCGGTGAGGCCCTGGACGATGACGCGGGTGTTCTTGTCAAGCAGAATGGACATATCTCGGATCTCCTCAGGCAGCCTTGCCGGCAGTGAACGCGCGCCAGGCGGCGACCGCCTTGTCGGCCGCTTCGGCCAGCGTTTCCGCGACGATGATGTTCTCGCCTGAATTGGCGAGGATGCGCCGGCCCTCCTCCATATTGGTGCCGGACAGACGGACGACGAGCGGAACCGGCACGCCCACTTCACGTAAAGCCTTGATCACGCCTTCCGCCACCCAGTCACAGCGGTTGATCCCGGCGAAGATGTTGACGAGGATGGTCTCGACGTTTTTGTCCGTGAGGACGGCCCGGAAGGATTTCGCCACCCGCTCGGGCGAGGCGCCACCGCCGATATCGAGGAAGTTCGCGGGCTCGCCGCCGGCGATCTTGATCATGTCCATGGTGGCCATGGCCAAGCCCGCGCCATTGATGATGCAGCCGATA is a genomic window of Sinorhizobium arboris LMG 14919 containing:
- a CDS encoding DNA helicase, with amino-acid sequence MRLSAPIYQLKRRAKSLARNEKIALHKALDRIALEEGFAGWSLLSSRSAMDPPSKALLSRLVDGDLLLLGARPGHGKTLLGLNLLMDAVREGRRAIFYTLEYTEWEAMERIRSLDEGDHDIGDKLEIVTSDEISAGFVVKHLSGSPRGTVAVIDYLQILDQQRSKPPLPDQLLVLQEFARNTGVILGFISQIDRSFDPERNPVPGIGDIRLPNPIQLGIFSKACFLHDGAVRFQDVG
- the sucD gene encoding succinate--CoA ligase subunit alpha → MSILLDKNTRVIVQGLTGKIGSFHAEDMKRYGTNVVGGVTPGKGGQAHLGMPVFNTVKGAVQETGADASIVFVPPPFAADSIMEAADAGIRLCVCITDGIPSQDMIRVKRYMRRYRFEDRMTLIGPNCAGMITPGEAMMGIMPGSIYLPGRIGIVGRSGTLGYEAASQMKTLGIGVSTSVGIGGDPVNGSSFKDMLALFEKDPNTDAVLMIGEIGGPQEAEAALWARDHMKKPLIAYIAGLSAPKGRRMGHAGAIISAFGESAQEKVEILKSAGVAIVPTPSSFGETVAEVLSAMGKAA